One window from the genome of Penaeus monodon isolate SGIC_2016 chromosome 4, NSTDA_Pmon_1, whole genome shotgun sequence encodes:
- the LOC119572377 gene encoding oxysterol-binding protein 1-like, whose product MKHGAALQKSLAELEALDNTQDLTAKIKTVNERATLFRISSNAMINVSVVFLFEAVPSIILILRYSLVFIFFRGEGRGFVCLGLGRDRGE is encoded by the coding sequence ATGAAGCACGGGGCGGCGCTGCAGAAGTCCCTGGCCGAGCTGGAGGCCCTGGACAACACGCAGGACCTCACGGCCAAGATCAAGACGGTCAACGAGAGGGCCACGCTCTTCAGGATCTCGTCCAACGCCATGATAAACGTGAGTGTTGTCTTTTTGTTTGAAGCCGTTCCGtctattattcttatccttcgttattctctcgtttttattttttttaggggggaggggagggggttcgtTTGTTTAGGTTTGGGTCGGGATAGGGGGgagtaa